TGCAAGATCATGATATAGGAGATAATGATGAGCACTGCATCCAGCAACAAGTTGCTGATCACCAGGGCCAGACCATAGATGCTATTGAAGCGAATGTCTGAACAGGCCATTCGAATTAAGTCTTGGTGCAGGCAGAAAGAGTGAGAAAGGATGTGGGGGTGACAATAATTTAAGAACTTTAGGCGAATAATGACTGGAGGTATGAGCATAGAACTCCTACATAAGATTGCCACCCCAATCTTCATGATTTTGTCATTAGTTAGGATGGAGGAATAGCGTAGTGGGTTGCAAATGGCAATGTAACGGTCAAAAGCCATAGTAAGGAGGACAGAGGACTCCATGAAGGACAGACCATGGATGAAATAGGACTGGGCAATGCAGGAATCCAGGCTGATCTCTTGAATGACCCCCCATAAGATTCCCAGCACTGTGTGCACGGTGGACAGCCCCACACACAGGTCAGTGAGGGCCAGCATGGCCAGGAAGTAGAACATGGGCTGGTGCAGGCTCGGCTCAGTCCTGATCACATGGAGCACCATGCAGTTCCCCAGGAAAACCATAGCATAAATGGAGGCAAAAGGGATGGAGAGCCAGAGATAGTCAACTTCTAAGCCAGGAAAACCAGTGAGAGTAAATCTGGAACTATTGAAGTTCAGGATAGAGAGAGCAGACATTAATAgaggattaaaaatatttctagagaGGTATTAAAAATTAGATCACTTTATGACCCTTTAATTTCTAGTACTGTTTGTCTGcttttgagaagaaaatataatacaGTTTCCTCGAGTATCATGAACTCCGCAAAGTAGAGGCCTGATTCATTATTCTTTAGATCAAGAACCAGTTGTCTAAACATAGCTATTCCAGTGCTAGTGACTAAGAATGTCAGAAGACTAGAGGGTTTTATGCAGAAACAATAATGTTAATAGGCTCATGGGACTTGGTTGGGGATACACTTCTgggatctctgtttatttctaaaGGAAGATAATATATGGCCACATACTGCTGCCATGGCTGGCAACACCACTGGGAAAATGTAAAATGCATGTGTAATTTTTCTCTTGGGTAGAACAGCTGATCATTTTACTATCACCAAAGTATCATAAGATCCCAAAGGAGATAGACTTGTTAAAGTAACCTAACTTTGcataaaataaagttagccaaAATAAATCTGACAAAATAAGTGGAATCAGAACTGTTGTGTGGTGTATTCCACACTGCTTAGCTTCTAATAAATTATTTACTGATTTTagttgtactttatttttcttctctatgttCATGTATCTCTTTATCCTGTTAAAagctttctaacttttctgaCATTCTcaatacttttactttttatgtcTTTCTATAAAATATAAGTCATGCATTTTAGACTGTAAAGTCCAAAGCTTGCATTTGATCTTGAGTAATAGCTGGGCATGAAAtagctagatcatatggtagataTTTAACACTTTGGCAAGAATAGAGTGGAATGAAATATTTGAgtgttctaaggaaaaaaaaaaaacagtctaaaTTCTACATGTAGTGAcattatccttcaaaagtgaaagaaatgttttctcaGGTGTGCAGAAACAGAGAATCAATAGGTAATAAACTGACACTGCaagaattactttaaaaagttcCTCAGCATAATGAAAAATGATATTGTCAGAAATTTAgatccacattaaaaaagcaTCAGAAATGGAATACTGAAGCtggatactttatttttatttttaattgatgtaaCAGATGAccatttattcaaagaaatagttgtaggaatttattttatgattatatgGGTAAGTGAATGATTAACAGCAATGTTATAAAACATGGAAAAGAGAAACTGGGAGTTGGGACTATTCTAATGTAAGTTACCTTCAGTACTCATAAAGTGGCATGTtattgagtcgctaagtcatgtctgactcttttttaaccccatagactgtagcctgccaggttcccccatgcatgggatttcctaggcaagaatactggagtgagttgccatttccttctccagggaatcttccagacccagggattgaacctgcatctcctgcacagcaggcagattctctactgctgtgccaccagggaagcacataaaGTGATATATTACTGTTTAAAAGTGAACTTGGATTAGGCACTcactaaacaaaaatgaaaaatgggtaAAATTGATATGCAAGCAAATAAAAAGGAATCATCTAATGTGCTTAATTAAAActagggaaggggaaaaaagagaggaagaagggaacaaaaacaagaaagaagagaaaagtagAACAAGTATAACTTATAGAAAACAATATCAAACATGGCTGATTTTAATCCAATTAAATTAAAGATCACTTTAGGTGTGAAATATCTGAATATCAAAAGTAATAGGGATAACTTGTCAGAGcggattttaaaaacataattatatattgtctacatgataccactttaaaggcataggttaaaaaaaaaacattgtatgaacattgataaaaataaatctgaattaaATACATTGTTTTCAGACAAAACTGATTTCAGAACAATGAAAACTATTATGATGAAGTAGTACATGACATAGTAAAAAGAAATGGGGGATGTGGGGACAATTTTTACCCAAAATTAGTATTCAGAGCTTTTGTGGCTATTTGTGGACATGCTCAGAGAGGGAGAAAATTGAGTCTCCTGATGTAAATACATGTCCCTGATGTAATACTCTCCTTTCTTGATTCAGCTCTGGTACTGTAAATAATCTTCTTCATGATCTATTTCGTGccatcatttaaacatttttgtactTTTGATGATAAATTTGCTGCTTGAAATGTCTCCAAACATAGTGCTGTCTAGTATAACAGCAAGAAGGCTGGGATGTGCCTTacagagaaaatgtgtgtgttaCACAACCTTTCTTCAAGTGTGATTCATACTGCTGTTGTGAGTTCAAAGTCAATGAATCCACGATAGAGtacatccaggaaaaaaaaaaagagagagaaaatacctGCATCCATATATGAGGGCCCTCCAGAAAGTGCTATAATAACATCTGTAGTGCATCATGAAGCTTGAAGAAAATGGGATAACAGCTAAATTTGTGGATTCATGAGATGACAGCTGACAAAAAAATTCATAGTGGACATCATTGTTGAGTGATTGAAAGCCAAAGAAATTAATGGTCAAGATTTTTGAGTGTTTCAAATGGCCTTTTGGCATGGTAAATATTAAATGTTAGAATAGTTTTTATATatgaggaagcagaggaagatttttttaattaatttattatttattaaaggataattgctttacagaattttgctgtttttggtcaaacctcaacatgaatcagccatagatatacatatatcctctcacttttgaaccttcctcccatcttcctcctcatcccacacctctaggttgatacagagcccatatttgagcttcctgagccatacagcaaattcctgttggctatctattatacatatggtaatataagtttccatacatctcaccctctcctttcttctccccatgtccataagtctcttctctaggtttctccattgctgcccgtaaacaaattcttcagtaccatttttctagattctgtatatatgcattagaatatgatatttatctttcactttctgatttcactttGTTTAATAGGTTCTGCGTTCATCTGGGGctgccccggtggctcagaggttaaagcatctgcctgcaatgtaggagacctgtgttcgatccctgggtcgggaagatcccctggagaaggaaatggcaacccactccagtattcttgcctggagaatctcatggacgggggaggctggtgagctacagtccacggggttgcaaagagttggacacgactgagcgacttcacttcacttcactgcatgttcatccaccccattagaactgactcagatgtgttccattttatggctgagtaatattccactatgtatatgtaccacacttctttatccattcatctgttgatggacatctagattgcttccatgttccagctattgtaaatagtgttgcagtgaacaatgggatacatgtgtctttttcaattctggtttcctcagggtatatgccgaagagtgggattgctgggtcatatggtagttttatacCTAGTTTTTaagggaatctccatactgtctttcatagtggctgtattgatttacattccccccaacagtgcaagagccttcccttttctccaaaacctctccagcatttattgtttgtagacttttggatgatggccattctgaccagtgtgaggtgatatctcgttgtagttttgatttgcatttctctaataatgagtgatgttgagcatcttttcatgtgtttgttgggtATCTATAGGTATTCTTttgagaaacgtctgtttagatctttttcccactttttgatgggcttgtttgtttttctgatattgagttgtatgagctgcttgtatattttggaaattaatcctttctcagttgtttcatttgatactattttctcccattcttagggttgtcttttcaccttgcatattatatatatacaatatattacattgttgtgtaaaagcttttaagtataatcaggtcccacttgtttacttctgtttgtatttccattattctaggaggtgagtGTTctacttatgttttcctctaagagttttacagtttctcatcttacatctaggtctttattctattttgagtttgttttggggtatggtgttaggaagtgttctgattctttcttttacacgtagctgtctaattttctcagcaccatttattgaagagtctttctttgtcccattgtatattcttgccttgtttgtcaaaaataagatatccataaatacatgggtttatttctgtgctttctatcttgctccattggtctatatttctgtttttgtgccagtaccatattgtcttgacaTGTGTAGCTTGTAGTACAATCTGAAGTCAGTAAGGTTGATTCCTCCgactccattcttttttctcaagactgttttggctattcggggtcgtTTGTGTTTACATataaattgtgaatttttttgttctagttctgtgaaaaataccattggtaatttgatagggattgcattgaatctgtagattgcatttgataatatagtcattttcacaatattgattcttcctactcaggaacatggaatatctctccatctgtttatgtcatctttgatttctttcattagtgtcttataattttctgcatgcagttcttttgtctccttaggtaagtttattcctagatatttaattctttatgttgtaatggtgaatgggattgattccataatttccctttctgatttttcattgttagtatatagaaatgcaagtcatttctgtgtattgattttgtatcctgcaactttgctgaattcactgattagctcttgTAAGtttctgatactatttttagGATTTtgtatgtacagtatcatgtcatctacaaacagtgagagctgaatttcttcttttctgatctggattcattttatttatttatttatttcttctctgattgctgtggctaggacttccagaactatattGAATGATATTTGTGAAAGTGGACCCTGTTGTCTTGTTCCTgttcttagagggaatgctttcagtttttcaccattgacaataaagtttgctgtaggcttatgaTACATGACCTTTACTATGTTTGAgtatgttctttctatgcccattttttgaagagttttaaccataaattggtgctgaattttgtcaaatgccttttttgcatctattgagattatcatatggtttttatctttccatttgttaatatggtgtatcacattgatttgcatatattgaagtagccttgcatccctgaaataaacTCAACTTGACCAtcgtgtatgagctttttgatgtgttgctgaattctgtttgctaaaattttgttgaggatttttgcatctatgttcatcagtg
This genomic window from Bubalus bubalis isolate 160015118507 breed Murrah chromosome 16, NDDB_SH_1, whole genome shotgun sequence contains:
- the LOC123329607 gene encoding olfactory receptor 51V1-like; this encodes MSALSILNFNSSRFTLTGFPGLEVDYLWLSIPFASIYAMVFLGNCMVLHVIRTEPSLHQPMFYFLAMLALTDLCVGLSTVHTVLGILWGVIQEISLDSCIAQSYFIHGLSFMESSVLLTMAFDRYIAICNPLRYSSILTNDKIMKIGVAILCRSSMLIPPVIIRLKFLNYCHPHILSHSFCLHQDLIRMACSDIRFNSIYGLALVISNLLLDAVLIIISYIMILHAVLAIASREERIKSLQTCVSHICAVLVFYIPIIGLTMVHRFGRHLSPWVHVLMGNVYILFPPLMNPIIYSIKTQQIRRRVQRLFYLKKCKS